In Pyxicephalus adspersus chromosome 10, UCB_Pads_2.0, whole genome shotgun sequence, the DNA window CCTGTGTGTTTTCTGATGTTCACGAAGGTGGGACTTCTGAGAAAAGCATTTGGCACACTCTGTACACTTAAAGGGTCGCTCCCCTGTGTGGACCCTTCTGTGTCTAAGAAGGTCAGAGTTACTTATGAAGCCTTTTCCACATTCTAAACAAGAATAAGGCTTCTCCCCTGTATGAGTCCTTTGATGGATCACCAACTGGGAGTTACAAGGGAAACACTTTCGACACTCAGTACACGAATATGGCTTCTCTCTCGTGTGGACTCTTTGGTGGATGACCAACGTTGACTTGGTGGCGAATCTCTTGGGGCAAACAGAGCAGCTGAAcggcttctctcctgtgtgaactCGCTGGTGAACAACAAGATGAGAGTTGttggtaaaacattttccacactctgaacagAAAAACTGTGACTTATTGAGGTGGTTCCTCTGATGTAAAACTAGTTGAGACTTAAAAGGAAAATCCTCCCTACGTTCAGCACAAAATGACTTCTTGAATTTCCAAGGGTTGACAGTGTCCAAGGTGTTTAAACACCCCAATTGAAGATTGGAGATTTGAGGAGTTGAAATTTTGGGGCTAGTCTTTGATTTTTTGCCACCTCCATCCTGTACTTGACTCGGTTTGAGATTTTCACAAGGGTTTGTCTGACAGTTTGATCCTGGAGAACTTCCATCGTTGGTGCTCGTTCCTAATTCTTCACCGCCTCCAGTCCATACAGGGCTTTTGCCATCGCACTGATCAGCAGCAGAATCTGTGATTGCAGAGTTATCCTCTGTACCACATCCAACTTTTTGTCCCAGATCAACATGTAACCTTTTGTGCCGAAAAAAACGTAACTGGTTACTAAAACATTTGCGGCATTTTGAGCAGGCAAACAGTTTGGACCGCACATGACCCTCCTTGGAGGAAATAACAGGCGAGGCGTCAGACAAACAAACCCCAGAATCTGCATTAGGAACTTGGCTTTTTGCTGCCACGAAAGGTGTGCAAGTTGTCTTTGTTTCCACTGATGCCAATGAGGTTTCAAATTGTGTAGTTTCAAGACATTTGGAGTTATGATCAATGATTTGGGGGTTAGGGGTAAGATTGTTGGGAAAAAAAGATAGCCCATTATAGGAAGGTTCATAAATTGCAGGATCACCTTCTTCGTTCAAGACGTACTCCTCTTTGATGAAGGTTGAAGCGTTTTCCAGGGGATTGTTGGATGAGTAAATTTCGGTGTAAGTAAGGTGGCCTTCATCACAAGAAACCTTTTCCAGcttgatgcgagcagctgcataCTGTATATGTTTCAACTGTGTGGAGGTGTTG includes these proteins:
- the LOC140338993 gene encoding uncharacterized protein isoform X1, yielding MDPNRRRMTDSVLNLTLEIMYLLTGEDYTIVKKTSGNPVVPIERSQGSEECSRSQSPVMAHSALSPPHGVDTNRKVLELANRIIHFLTGEVWQYLIGYKDLVTGVVMENRGTDTSDETNNTTKWEEVAPSSISTPPGHTDNSFAQLKNEPGSLDEDCLPNSNTSTQLKHIQYAAARIKLEKVSCDEGHLTYTEIYSSNNPLENASTFIKEEYVLNEEGDPAIYEPSYNGLSFFPNNLTPNPQIIDHNSKCLETTQFETSLASVETKTTCTPFVAAKSQVPNADSGVCLSDASPVISSKEGHVRSKLFACSKCRKCFSNQLRFFRHKRLHVDLGQKVGCGTEDNSAITDSAADQCDGKSPVWTGGGEELGTSTNDGSSPGSNCQTNPCENLKPSQVQDGGGKKSKTSPKISTPQISNLQLGCLNTLDTVNPWKFKKSFCAERREDFPFKSQLVLHQRNHLNKSQFFCSECGKCFTNNSHLVVHQRVHTGEKPFSCSVCPKRFATKSTLVIHQRVHTREKPYSCTECRKCFPCNSQLVIHQRTHTGEKPYSCLECGKGFISNSDLLRHRRVHTGERPFKCTECAKCFSQKSHLREHQKTHRR
- the LOC140338993 gene encoding uncharacterized protein isoform X2; its protein translation is MENRGTDTSDETNNTTKWEEVAPSSISTPPGHTDNSFAQLKNEPGSLDEDCLPNSNTSTQLKHIQYAAARIKLEKVSCDEGHLTYTEIYSSNNPLENASTFIKEEYVLNEEGDPAIYEPSYNGLSFFPNNLTPNPQIIDHNSKCLETTQFETSLASVETKTTCTPFVAAKSQVPNADSGVCLSDASPVISSKEGHVRSKLFACSKCRKCFSNQLRFFRHKRLHVDLGQKVGCGTEDNSAITDSAADQCDGKSPVWTGGGEELGTSTNDGSSPGSNCQTNPCENLKPSQVQDGGGKKSKTSPKISTPQISNLQLGCLNTLDTVNPWKFKKSFCAERREDFPFKSQLVLHQRNHLNKSQFFCSECGKCFTNNSHLVVHQRVHTGEKPFSCSVCPKRFATKSTLVIHQRVHTREKPYSCTECRKCFPCNSQLVIHQRTHTGEKPYSCLECGKGFISNSDLLRHRRVHTGERPFKCTECAKCFSQKSHLREHQKTHRR